The following proteins come from a genomic window of Corynebacterium hansenii:
- the def gene encoding peptide deformylase, giving the protein MSVREIRLFGDPVLVSRADEVTAFDAKLAHLADDMLETMDSAGGVGLAANQVGVLQRVFVYDCDGRRGELVNPVWEPVGEETEVDEEGCLSIPGINADTERYLRVRATGQDRTGTPVTLEAEGLLARCIQHETDHLDGVLFLKRLDPETRKAAMRELRSTDWFLAGK; this is encoded by the coding sequence ATGTCCGTCCGAGAGATCCGCCTGTTCGGGGACCCCGTCCTGGTGTCCCGCGCCGACGAGGTCACGGCCTTCGACGCGAAGCTGGCCCACCTCGCCGACGACATGCTCGAGACCATGGACTCCGCCGGCGGCGTGGGCCTGGCCGCGAACCAGGTCGGCGTCCTGCAGCGCGTGTTCGTCTACGACTGCGACGGCCGCCGCGGCGAGCTGGTCAACCCCGTGTGGGAGCCGGTCGGCGAGGAGACCGAGGTCGACGAGGAGGGCTGCCTGTCCATCCCCGGCATCAACGCCGACACGGAGCGTTACCTGCGCGTGCGCGCCACCGGCCAGGACCGCACGGGCACCCCGGTGACCCTCGAGGCCGAGGGCCTGCTCGCGCGGTGCATCCAGCACGAGACCGACCACCTCGACGGCGTGCTCTTCCTCAAGCGCCTGGACCCCGAGACCCGCAAGGCCGCGATGCGCGAGCTGCGGTCCACCGACTGGTTCCTGGCCGGGAAGTAG
- the fmt gene encoding methionyl-tRNA formyltransferase: protein MRLIFAGTPEPAVPALRKLIEHPGHEVVAVLTRPDARVGRGRSRKPSPVKAVAVEHGIEVIEPETLADDGARARLAELAPDCIPVVAYGNLVPKDLLDLPVHGWVNLHFSVLPAWRGAAPVQAAIAAGDEITGASTFRIEEGLDTGPVFGTVTEAIKPADTADDLLTRLAHSGAELLAATMDGLEAGRLRPEPQSADGVSHAPKITSADARIDWSMPGHLIDRRIRAHTPAPGAWTMLGDDRIKVGPVTPAEIDGELGEGRIRVEKKRVLVGAGGGTAVELGRVQPPGKRMMDAVDWARGARPDEGTMV from the coding sequence ATGCGCCTGATCTTCGCCGGCACCCCGGAACCCGCCGTCCCCGCGCTGCGGAAGCTGATCGAGCACCCCGGCCACGAGGTCGTCGCGGTGCTCACCCGCCCCGACGCGCGCGTCGGCCGCGGGCGGTCGCGCAAGCCCTCGCCCGTGAAGGCCGTGGCGGTCGAGCACGGCATCGAGGTCATCGAACCGGAAACGCTTGCCGACGACGGCGCCCGGGCCCGTTTGGCCGAACTGGCCCCCGACTGCATACCGGTCGTGGCGTACGGCAACCTCGTGCCGAAGGATCTGCTGGATCTGCCGGTGCACGGCTGGGTGAACCTGCACTTCTCGGTGCTGCCCGCGTGGCGCGGCGCGGCGCCGGTGCAGGCGGCCATCGCCGCCGGGGACGAGATCACGGGCGCGTCGACGTTCCGCATCGAAGAGGGCCTGGACACCGGCCCGGTGTTCGGCACCGTCACCGAGGCGATCAAGCCCGCGGACACCGCCGACGACCTGCTCACCCGGCTGGCGCATTCGGGCGCCGAATTGCTGGCGGCGACCATGGACGGCCTGGAGGCCGGGCGACTGCGCCCCGAGCCGCAGTCGGCCGACGGCGTGAGCCACGCGCCGAAGATCACCTCCGCCGATGCCAGGATCGACTGGTCGATGCCGGGCCACCTCATCGACCGCCGCATCCGCGCCCACACCCCCGCGCCCGGGGCGTGGACGATGCTCGGCGACGACCGCATCAAGGTCGGGCCCGTGACGCCGGCCGAGATCGACGGCGAACTGGGCGAGGGGCGCATCCGCGTGGAGAAGAAGCGCGTGCTCGTCGGCGCCGGCGGGGGCACCGCCGTGGAGCTCGGCCGGGTGCAGCCCCCGGGCAAGCGCATGATGGACGCAGTGGACTGGGCGCGCGGCGCCCGGCCGGACGAGGGGACGATGGTCTAA
- the rpoZ gene encoding DNA-directed RNA polymerase subunit omega, which translates to MTQDITAAPEAVFDPPVGITNPPIDELLKTASSKYALVIFAAKRARQINDYYQQIDEGMLEYVGPLVTPGVAEKPLSIALREINAGMLEHTEG; encoded by the coding sequence GTGACCCAGGACATCACCGCCGCACCCGAAGCCGTCTTCGACCCGCCGGTCGGCATCACCAACCCGCCGATCGACGAGCTGCTGAAGACCGCGTCGTCGAAGTACGCGCTGGTCATCTTCGCCGCCAAGCGCGCGCGGCAGATCAACGACTACTACCAGCAGATCGACGAGGGCATGCTCGAGTACGTCGGCCCCCTGGTGACGCCGGGCGTCGCCGAGAAGCCGCTGTCGATCGCCCTGCGCGAGATCAACGCCGGCATGCTCGAGCACACCGAGGGCTAG
- the pyrF gene encoding orotidine-5'-phosphate decarboxylase produces MATPPRDGGRAGFGSRLVAATRERGRLCAGIDPHPSLLRDWGLSVDADGVETFTRICVEAFAGTVALVKPQVAFYEAFGSKGFAILERALAELSDGGALTLADAKRGDIGSTMAAYADAWLSDGSPLAVDAVTVSPYLGFGSLEPALSLAEATGRGVFVLAATSNPEGRSVQGAVLEREGRTVELAQDIVDRAAQRNAPHVAAGEPAGPVGVVVGATLERAPRLDELNGPILMPGVGAQGAGPADVDRLAGDCSRLALPNISRGILRHGPDAGALARAVEEAAGEYPA; encoded by the coding sequence GTGGCGACCCCGCCGCGGGACGGCGGCCGCGCGGGCTTCGGCTCGCGCCTGGTCGCCGCCACGCGGGAACGGGGGCGCCTGTGCGCGGGCATCGACCCGCACCCGTCGCTGCTGCGCGACTGGGGCCTGAGCGTCGACGCCGACGGCGTGGAGACCTTCACCCGCATTTGCGTGGAGGCCTTCGCCGGCACGGTGGCGCTGGTCAAGCCCCAGGTGGCCTTCTACGAGGCGTTCGGCTCGAAGGGTTTCGCGATCCTCGAGCGCGCGCTGGCGGAGCTTTCCGACGGCGGGGCGCTGACCCTGGCCGACGCCAAACGGGGCGACATCGGGTCCACGATGGCCGCCTATGCGGACGCGTGGCTGTCCGACGGCTCCCCGCTCGCGGTCGACGCCGTGACGGTGTCCCCGTACCTGGGCTTCGGGTCCCTGGAGCCGGCGCTGTCGCTGGCGGAGGCCACGGGCCGCGGCGTGTTCGTGCTCGCCGCGACGTCCAACCCGGAGGGCCGTTCGGTGCAGGGCGCCGTGCTCGAGCGCGAGGGCCGCACCGTGGAGCTCGCCCAGGACATCGTCGACCGTGCGGCGCAGCGCAACGCGCCGCACGTCGCCGCAGGTGAGCCCGCCGGTCCGGTGGGCGTCGTCGTGGGCGCCACGCTCGAGCGGGCGCCCCGGCTGGACGAGCTGAACGGGCCGATCCTCATGCCCGGCGTGGGCGCCCAGGGCGCCGGCCCGGCCGACGTCGACAGGCTCGCCGGCGACTGCTCGAGGCTCGCCCTGCCGAACATTTCGCGCGGGATCCTGCGCCACGGGCCCGACGCGGGCGCGCTCGCGCGGGCGGTCGAGGAGGCGGCGGGGGAGTACCCCGCGTAG
- the gmk gene encoding guanylate kinase — MPGDSASRLVVLSGPAGVGKSTVVGRLRAEVPDLYFSVSMTTRAPRPGEVDGKDYFFVDREEFDRRIDAGEMLEWADIHGGLQRSGTPRRPVEEALAAGRPVLAEVDLAGARAIRESSPDAHLVFLAPPSWDILVERLTGRGTETEEHIKRRLETARTEMDAMDEFDRTVVNEDVDEAVAEITAALLGK; from the coding sequence ATGCCCGGGGACTCCGCTTCTCGACTGGTGGTCCTTTCCGGCCCCGCCGGCGTCGGCAAATCGACCGTCGTCGGCAGGCTCCGCGCCGAGGTGCCGGACCTTTACTTCAGCGTCTCCATGACCACCAGGGCCCCGCGCCCGGGAGAGGTCGACGGGAAGGACTACTTCTTCGTCGACCGCGAGGAGTTCGACCGTCGCATCGACGCCGGGGAAATGCTCGAGTGGGCCGACATCCATGGCGGCCTCCAACGCTCGGGCACGCCCCGCCGCCCGGTGGAAGAAGCCCTCGCCGCAGGGCGCCCCGTGCTGGCCGAGGTCGACCTCGCCGGCGCCCGCGCGATCCGGGAATCTTCCCCCGACGCGCACCTGGTCTTCCTCGCCCCGCCGAGCTGGGACATTCTCGTGGAGCGGCTCACCGGCCGCGGCACGGAAACCGAGGAGCACATCAAGCGCAGGCTGGAGACGGCCCGCACCGAGATGGACGCGATGGACGAGTTCGACCGGACGGTCGTCAACGAGGACGTCGACGAAGCCGTCGCGGAGATCACCGCGGCGCTGCTCGGCAAATGA
- the coaBC gene encoding bifunctional phosphopantothenoylcysteine decarboxylase/phosphopantothenate--cysteine ligase CoaBC translates to MGVDGRRLNVVVGVSGGIAAYKACHLVRAFTERGHSVHVVPTPSALNFVGAATFEALSGNPVSTTVFDAVDEVRHVRIGQEADLVVVAPATADLMSRAAHGRADDLLTATLLVATCPVVFAPAMHTEMWNHPATRDNVATLRRHGAIVLDPAHGRLTGVDTGPGRLPEPEQIAKLALLAAEKPGAFTRDLEGKRVVVTAGGTREAIDPVRFIGNHSSGRQGFALADVAAQRGADVTLIAGSVDALGTPPGVTLRSITSARDLHDAVVEEAPGADVVIMAAAVADFRPGTESDSKLKKGASDDALSRIELVENPDILADAVRRRADGELDAATVIVGFAAETGDATATPLEHAKTKLARKGCDLLMCNDVSGGATFGAEDNVGWILDADGTIDDVPRGSKHAVAANILDAVARRVAAARG, encoded by the coding sequence ATGGGGGTTGATGGCCGCCGTTTGAACGTCGTCGTCGGAGTGTCCGGGGGGATCGCCGCCTACAAGGCGTGCCACCTGGTCCGCGCCTTCACCGAGCGGGGGCATTCCGTCCACGTGGTGCCGACGCCGTCGGCGCTGAACTTCGTCGGGGCCGCAACCTTCGAGGCGCTGTCGGGCAACCCGGTGTCGACCACCGTGTTCGACGCCGTGGACGAGGTGCGCCACGTCCGTATCGGCCAGGAGGCCGACCTGGTCGTCGTCGCCCCCGCCACCGCCGACCTGATGTCGCGCGCGGCGCACGGCCGCGCCGACGATCTGCTCACCGCGACGCTGCTGGTGGCCACGTGCCCGGTCGTCTTCGCCCCGGCGATGCACACCGAGATGTGGAACCACCCCGCCACCCGCGACAACGTCGCCACCCTGCGCCGACACGGCGCCATCGTCCTGGACCCCGCGCACGGCCGCCTCACCGGCGTCGACACGGGGCCCGGCCGGCTGCCGGAGCCCGAGCAGATCGCCAAGCTCGCCCTGTTGGCGGCCGAGAAGCCCGGGGCGTTCACCCGGGACCTGGAGGGCAAGCGGGTCGTCGTCACCGCCGGCGGGACCCGCGAGGCGATCGACCCGGTCCGGTTCATCGGCAACCATTCCTCGGGCCGCCAGGGCTTCGCCCTCGCCGACGTCGCCGCCCAGCGCGGCGCCGACGTCACGCTCATCGCCGGATCGGTCGATGCGTTGGGCACCCCGCCGGGCGTGACCCTGCGGTCGATCACTTCGGCCCGCGACCTCCATGACGCGGTCGTGGAAGAGGCCCCGGGCGCGGACGTGGTCATCATGGCCGCCGCCGTCGCCGATTTCCGCCCGGGCACCGAATCCGACTCGAAGCTGAAGAAGGGCGCGTCCGACGACGCCCTGTCCCGCATCGAGCTGGTGGAGAACCCCGACATCCTCGCCGATGCCGTCCGCCGCCGCGCGGACGGGGAGCTCGACGCCGCCACGGTCATCGTGGGCTTCGCCGCGGAAACCGGCGACGCCACCGCGACGCCGCTGGAGCACGCGAAGACGAAGCTCGCCCGCAAGGGCTGCGACCTGCTCATGTGCAACGACGTCTCCGGCGGCGCCACCTTCGGCGCGGAGGACAACGTCGGCTGGATCCTCGACGCCGACGGCACGATCGACGACGTCCCCCGCGGATCCAAGCACGCCGTCGCGGCGAACATCCTCGACGCGGTCGCCCGCCGGGTCGCGGCCGCCCGAGGCTGA
- a CDS encoding primosomal protein N': protein MTTTRDTMADRPVARVLPLLGLPQLDRPFDYSVPESLSESARPGTRVRVRFSGKLVNGIILERAAAAEHDGALTPIKDVVSPEVVYPPQLAALVDSLAELYAGVRSDIIRSAVPSRHARAEKARGEGPGASWEELGRLELDDADVSAWDAYAFGGSFVSAVRSGAAARAAWHPAPGEDVPARLAELAVTVARDGGGVLIVVPDQRAVDALEAALRELISPRQITVLAAGLGPESRYRRYLDILHGSGRLVVGTRSAAYAPVRNLRLAVILDDGDDNLVDPRAPYIHARDVLVTRSAQEKCALILASATRTAEVELLVESGWAHGLVPTPETLAARMPAIIPSTDTEADPEDVSRGRLPAAAYRVAATSLRAGMPVLVQVPRKGYVPTLSCARCGAPARCRHCNGPLEIPHGPSQSGAAGPSGHHAHPGHGGEGAGEAAPPTCRWCGRVDVRHRCHECGGTRMRPVIVGSERTAEELGRTFRPHPVISSSGERILDEVAPGPRIVVATPGAEPRPPGGYGAALILDTWATMNRQDLRAQEEALATWARAVHLVRPEADGGHVVIDADAAVPVVGDLLRWDITGAAARELADRGAAGLPPATRMAAIDGTAEGVERFIADFEAPEGAEILGPVDLPPGGRPPAGIEPGTPIRRLLVRVERTRARELGRALRAARGVRATRRDPAPVRVIVDPARFG, encoded by the coding sequence ATGACGACGACCCGGGACACCATGGCCGACAGGCCGGTGGCCCGGGTTCTTCCGTTGCTGGGGCTGCCTCAGCTGGACCGGCCCTTCGATTATTCGGTGCCGGAATCCTTGTCGGAGTCGGCGCGCCCGGGCACGCGGGTGCGGGTGCGCTTTTCGGGGAAGCTGGTCAACGGCATCATCCTGGAGCGCGCGGCGGCGGCCGAGCACGACGGTGCGCTGACGCCGATCAAGGACGTCGTGTCGCCGGAGGTCGTGTACCCGCCGCAGTTGGCCGCGCTGGTCGACTCGCTGGCGGAGCTGTACGCGGGCGTGCGCTCGGACATCATCCGCTCCGCGGTGCCGTCGCGGCACGCGCGCGCCGAGAAGGCGCGGGGCGAGGGCCCGGGCGCGTCCTGGGAGGAGCTGGGCCGGCTGGAGCTTGACGACGCCGACGTCTCCGCATGGGACGCCTACGCTTTCGGGGGCTCGTTCGTGTCCGCCGTGCGCTCCGGTGCGGCGGCGCGGGCGGCCTGGCATCCGGCGCCGGGGGAGGACGTGCCGGCGCGGTTGGCCGAATTGGCGGTCACCGTCGCCCGCGACGGCGGCGGGGTGCTCATCGTCGTCCCCGATCAGCGGGCGGTCGATGCCCTGGAGGCGGCGCTGCGGGAGCTGATCAGCCCGCGGCAGATCACGGTGCTCGCCGCCGGGCTGGGCCCCGAATCGCGCTACCGCCGCTACCTGGACATCCTCCACGGCTCGGGGCGGCTGGTCGTGGGCACGCGCTCGGCGGCGTACGCGCCGGTGCGGAATCTGCGGTTGGCGGTGATCCTCGACGACGGCGACGACAACCTGGTCGACCCCCGCGCCCCGTACATCCACGCCCGCGACGTGCTGGTCACCCGCTCCGCCCAGGAGAAGTGCGCGCTGATCCTCGCGTCGGCGACCAGGACGGCGGAGGTGGAGCTGCTGGTCGAATCCGGTTGGGCCCATGGTCTGGTGCCCACCCCGGAGACGCTGGCGGCGCGGATGCCGGCCATCATCCCGTCCACCGACACGGAGGCCGACCCTGAGGACGTCTCGCGCGGCCGGCTTCCCGCCGCCGCGTACCGCGTCGCCGCCACGTCGCTGCGCGCCGGCATGCCCGTGCTGGTGCAGGTGCCGCGCAAGGGCTACGTGCCCACGCTGTCGTGCGCGCGGTGCGGCGCCCCGGCCCGGTGCCGCCATTGCAACGGGCCGCTGGAGATCCCGCACGGGCCGTCGCAAAGCGGCGCAGCGGGGCCCTCGGGACACCATGCGCATCCCGGACACGGCGGCGAGGGCGCCGGCGAGGCCGCGCCGCCGACCTGCCGCTGGTGCGGGCGCGTCGACGTGCGCCACCGCTGCCACGAATGCGGCGGGACGCGGATGCGGCCGGTGATAGTCGGGTCGGAGCGCACCGCCGAGGAGCTGGGGCGGACGTTCCGGCCGCATCCCGTGATCTCGTCGTCCGGCGAGCGGATCCTCGACGAGGTGGCGCCGGGGCCGAGGATCGTGGTGGCCACCCCGGGCGCGGAACCGCGGCCGCCCGGGGGCTACGGTGCGGCGCTGATCCTGGACACGTGGGCGACCATGAATCGCCAGGACCTCCGGGCACAGGAGGAGGCGCTGGCCACGTGGGCCCGCGCCGTGCACCTGGTGCGGCCGGAGGCCGACGGCGGGCACGTGGTCATCGACGCCGACGCCGCGGTGCCGGTGGTCGGCGATCTGCTGCGCTGGGACATCACCGGGGCGGCGGCGCGGGAACTCGCCGACCGCGGCGCGGCGGGACTGCCGCCCGCGACGCGGATGGCCGCCATCGACGGCACGGCGGAGGGCGTCGAAAGGTTCATCGCCGATTTCGAGGCCCCCGAGGGCGCGGAGATCCTCGGCCCGGTCGACCTGCCGCCCGGTGGCAGGCCGCCGGCCGGGATCGAGCCGGGCACGCCGATCCGGCGGCTGCTGGTGCGGGTGGAACGGACCCGGGCCCGCGAACTGGGCCGGGCCCTGCGCGCGGCCCGGGGCGTGCGCGCGACCAGGCGGGACCCCGCGCCGGTGCGGGTGATCGTGGATCCGGCCCGCTTCGGCTGA
- the metK gene encoding methionine adenosyltransferase yields MAHDLRLFSSESVTEGHPDKICDSISDAILDAMLEVDPDSRVAVETVVTTGLVHVVGEVSTRGYVEIPRIVRRRLMDIGFDSSEKGFDGTTCGVSVSIGEQSPEIAEGVTESLESRAAGGDIEADDRAGAGDQGLMFGYAVRETPELMPLPIALAHRLARRLTEVRKNGTLDYLRPDGKTQVTVGYDENDVPVALDTVVISTQHNPGVTHAQLEEDLRREVLDPVLAAEGLPDLDVSALTLLINPSGSFVVGGPMGDAGLTGRKIIVDTYGGMARHGGGAFSGKDPSKVDRSAAYAMRWVAKNVVAAGLAERVEVQVAYAIGRANPVGLYVETFGTGAVDRKVIEDAIRKVFDLRPAAIIRELDLKRPIYAQTSAYGHFGRTDVDLPWERVNRVADLRAAAGL; encoded by the coding sequence GTGGCTCACGACCTGCGCCTGTTCTCCAGTGAATCCGTCACCGAGGGGCATCCGGACAAGATCTGCGACTCCATCTCGGACGCGATCCTCGACGCCATGCTGGAGGTCGACCCGGACAGCCGCGTGGCCGTCGAAACCGTGGTGACCACCGGCCTGGTCCACGTCGTCGGCGAGGTGTCGACCCGCGGCTACGTCGAGATCCCGCGCATCGTGCGCCGCCGGCTGATGGACATCGGGTTCGACTCGTCCGAGAAGGGCTTCGACGGCACCACCTGCGGCGTGTCGGTCTCCATCGGCGAGCAGTCGCCGGAGATCGCCGAGGGCGTCACCGAATCGCTGGAGTCCCGCGCCGCCGGCGGCGACATCGAGGCCGACGACCGCGCCGGCGCCGGCGACCAGGGCCTGATGTTCGGCTACGCCGTGCGCGAGACTCCGGAGCTCATGCCGCTGCCGATCGCGCTGGCCCACCGCCTGGCGCGCCGCCTGACGGAGGTGCGCAAGAACGGCACCCTGGACTACCTGCGGCCGGACGGCAAGACCCAGGTCACCGTCGGCTACGACGAGAACGACGTCCCGGTCGCGTTGGACACCGTGGTCATCTCCACCCAGCACAACCCCGGCGTCACGCACGCCCAGCTGGAGGAGGACCTGCGCCGCGAGGTCCTCGATCCGGTGCTCGCCGCCGAGGGCCTGCCGGACCTCGACGTGTCCGCCCTGACGCTGCTGATCAACCCGTCCGGTTCGTTCGTGGTCGGCGGCCCGATGGGCGACGCCGGCCTGACCGGCCGCAAGATCATCGTGGACACCTACGGCGGCATGGCCCGCCACGGCGGCGGCGCGTTCTCGGGCAAGGACCCGTCGAAGGTGGACCGTTCCGCGGCCTACGCCATGCGCTGGGTGGCCAAGAACGTCGTCGCCGCCGGGCTGGCGGAGCGCGTCGAGGTGCAGGTGGCCTACGCCATCGGCCGCGCCAACCCCGTTGGCCTGTACGTGGAGACCTTCGGCACCGGCGCCGTCGACCGCAAGGTCATCGAGGACGCCATCCGCAAGGTGTTCGACCTGCGCCCGGCCGCGATCATCCGCGAGCTGGACCTGAAGCGCCCGATCTACGCGCAGACCTCGGCGTACGGCCACTTCGGCCGCACGGACGTGGATCTGCCGTGGGAGCGCGTCAACCGCGTCGCGGACCTGCGCGCGGCGGCGGGCCTGTAG
- the mihF gene encoding integration host factor, actinobacterial type, with protein sequence MALPQLTPEQRAAALEKAAQARKVRAELKDKLKRGATDLPEVLKQADEDEIIGKMKVSALLEALPKVGKVKAQEIMTDLEIAQTRRLRGLGDRQRRALLERFGFSAE encoded by the coding sequence GTGGCCCTTCCGCAGTTGACCCCTGAGCAGCGTGCAGCCGCCCTTGAGAAGGCCGCCCAGGCCCGCAAGGTCCGAGCCGAGCTGAAGGACAAGCTCAAGCGTGGCGCTACCGACCTGCCCGAGGTCCTGAAGCAGGCCGACGAGGACGAGATCATCGGCAAGATGAAGGTCTCCGCTCTTCTCGAGGCCCTGCCGAAGGTCGGCAAGGTCAAGGCCCAGGAGATCATGACCGACCTGGAGATCGCCCAGACCCGCCGCCTGCGCGGCCTCGGCGACCGCCAGCGTCGCGCCCTGCTGGAGCGCTTCGGCTTCTCCGCCGAGTAA